The following nucleotide sequence is from Tardiphaga alba.
TGGTCCATGCCTTAGCCACGGAAACACCTACGGCGGGCACCTCTCCCGCGATCGGTCGTGCCGAAGGTCTGGCGTTGGCCGGACTGGTGAAGATGGCAGAACGTGTTCAGGATCGCGGCCCGGCCTCGATTGCGAGCCATTGGGAAGAAATCAACGCCTTGCTCGAACGCTGGATCGCTGAGGCTGCCCTTCAGATCGACAAGTAAATCGGTGGTGTTCTGAAAATACTTCGCATCCAAGTGGACCGAGCAGTTCGACGACGGGCGGCGCATTCGCGTCCTACCCATCATGCTGCGTCAAGAGCCGTCAGCCTGTCCCGGGTTCCGATAGTGTCCGAGGACGGACAGGCGCAGCGCAGAGGATACATTGTGCCCTTCGTAGCTCTTCACCACGTCTGCGAGGAACTGGACGACGCTTTGGCCACGGCTGCGCGCCAAGTTCTGCACCTCCGCCCAGAACTCGTTCTCAAGACTAACGCTGGTCTTGCGGCCGCCGATTACAACTGATCGCTTCTTTATGCTGGAGCGTGCGCCGAACGGTCGTGCCATCATTTCTTCTCGCGCCGGACACCTTTGAACTTCTTGGCAACGGTCGTCTTCTTGACCGACTTCTTCTTCGCTGCAGCGGATTTGCCCGATGCGGAGCTTTTCGCCGTCTTCTTGGTCGCAGGCTTTTTCGGCGCTTTCTTGATAGCCATGAATTCGCCGGAGCCCTTCTCTCGCTTGGTCCAGGTGGTCGCGCCGCCCATTGTCGTTTTCGTCTGGCTGCGTTTCTTCACGGCGCCCTTGCGCGCGTTGTCGCCTGTAGGTTTGTTGGTAGCCATCGATCAGCCTCTTGTACTTGCGATAGTTGCGAAACTCGCTTCTTTCATACCGGTTCCATACTACCTAGAAACCATCTATCTCACACCTCTCAAATCCGCCATGCGAGATCATCGCGAAGCCTCCTCGGCTTCGCCGCGGCCTCTACGCGGTGAAGTTCCGCGACGTCTGCGTTGCGACCCAAGGAGCAACAGCCAACAGCCGAACCGCGACCTTGGGTAGTTCAACCTGACCTCTCACGTTGAGGGAGAGCCGACAGTCGGGCTATGCGCCGACACCATGCCGGT
It contains:
- a CDS encoding ribbon-helix-helix domain-containing protein, with the translated sequence MMARPFGARSSIKKRSVVIGGRKTSVSLENEFWAEVQNLARSRGQSVVQFLADVVKSYEGHNVSSALRLSVLGHYRNPGQADGS